A DNA window from Gigantopelta aegis isolate Gae_Host chromosome 4, Gae_host_genome, whole genome shotgun sequence contains the following coding sequences:
- the LOC121372416 gene encoding calmodulin-beta-like isoform X2: MSAQDHITEAFRLFDRDGDGMIPASEVGTVVRALGYIITEAELNSAMKKAGVSGRSGVNLATFRKIIEPLETSNYSKQLNEAFATIDREGSGVVRVAELRHLLTTLGDKLTDEEFDILLQEMDLDKGGEIRRTDFIHFMTSR; the protein is encoded by the exons ATG tCTGCACAAGATCACATAACAG AAGCGTTCCGCCTCTTCGACAGAGATGGTGACGGTATGATACCGGCCAGTGAAGTCGGAACCGTCGTTCGAGCTCTGGGTTACATCATCACGGAGGCAGAGCTCAACTCGGCCATGAAGAAAGCTGGTGTTAGCG GTCGAAGTGGTGTGAACCTGGCGACATTCAGGAAAATCATCGAGCCACTGGAAACGAGCAACTACTCTAAACAGCTGAACGAGGCGTTCGCGACCATCGATCGCGAGGGGAGTGGTGTGGTGCGAGTCGCCGAGTTACGTCATCTACTTACCACCCTGGGGGACAAACTCACCGACGAAGAGTTCGACATTCTACTGCAGGAGATGGATCTAGACAAGGGCGGAGAAATACGACGTACAG aTTTCATACACTTCATGACTTCGAGATAA
- the LOC121372416 gene encoding calmodulin-like isoform X1, giving the protein MEGSAQDHITEAFRLFDRDGDGMIPASEVGTVVRALGYIITEAELNSAMKKAGVSGRSGVNLATFRKIIEPLETSNYSKQLNEAFATIDREGSGVVRVAELRHLLTTLGDKLTDEEFDILLQEMDLDKGGEIRRTDFIHFMTSR; this is encoded by the exons ATGGAAGGT tCTGCACAAGATCACATAACAG AAGCGTTCCGCCTCTTCGACAGAGATGGTGACGGTATGATACCGGCCAGTGAAGTCGGAACCGTCGTTCGAGCTCTGGGTTACATCATCACGGAGGCAGAGCTCAACTCGGCCATGAAGAAAGCTGGTGTTAGCG GTCGAAGTGGTGTGAACCTGGCGACATTCAGGAAAATCATCGAGCCACTGGAAACGAGCAACTACTCTAAACAGCTGAACGAGGCGTTCGCGACCATCGATCGCGAGGGGAGTGGTGTGGTGCGAGTCGCCGAGTTACGTCATCTACTTACCACCCTGGGGGACAAACTCACCGACGAAGAGTTCGACATTCTACTGCAGGAGATGGATCTAGACAAGGGCGGAGAAATACGACGTACAG aTTTCATACACTTCATGACTTCGAGATAA
- the LOC121372416 gene encoding calmodulin-like isoform X3 encodes MIPASEVGTVVRALGYIITEAELNSAMKKAGVSGRSGVNLATFRKIIEPLETSNYSKQLNEAFATIDREGSGVVRVAELRHLLTTLGDKLTDEEFDILLQEMDLDKGGEIRRTDFIHFMTSR; translated from the exons ATGATACCGGCCAGTGAAGTCGGAACCGTCGTTCGAGCTCTGGGTTACATCATCACGGAGGCAGAGCTCAACTCGGCCATGAAGAAAGCTGGTGTTAGCG GTCGAAGTGGTGTGAACCTGGCGACATTCAGGAAAATCATCGAGCCACTGGAAACGAGCAACTACTCTAAACAGCTGAACGAGGCGTTCGCGACCATCGATCGCGAGGGGAGTGGTGTGGTGCGAGTCGCCGAGTTACGTCATCTACTTACCACCCTGGGGGACAAACTCACCGACGAAGAGTTCGACATTCTACTGCAGGAGATGGATCTAGACAAGGGCGGAGAAATACGACGTACAG aTTTCATACACTTCATGACTTCGAGATAA